The following are encoded together in the Gilvimarinus sp. DA14 genome:
- a CDS encoding TonB-dependent receptor, translated as MRKSHMLFARKSALALAIGVAATGQFSYAQDSSAATAEEDLLLEEVIVRGVRQSQAKAIDIKRDSDRIVDSIVAEDIGKLPDLTITDSLQRVTGVQINREANEGTSLNIRGMPQVLTTLNGEQFLSPWSITGIGANYSDIPAGMISGVDVYKSQSASMVAGGISGVVDLKTLSPLAMEDGVTANLRAEGSMGDRSKDEVKADGSTGTRDPDYNVSGFFGYKFNDNLAFNMGLFSSESYNANYSMTQDANFGFLDRQNGTPTDPLDLDGDGDLVNDWYLVPETFGASSSFVTRERQGGSASIEWQINDNFSLRGDAFYTEMEQYDRGVRVAFNARSAVSSYEVNGTPGTESDLFNALEEGSVFSESGQYSYVDENGQSQTATIHSLRVADVLAPDFTTTSSNDINRTAALNTNIQLDYTNHDNLTVTARYIYAEAEKRHRNASLQQGTPAWEWVDVDGIPGKDPIDPYAVTVDYTGDYPSFQFDKDVSDANLLGRYQSIATGDNTEGVLNVARVDANFEFDNGGFFESVDFGVRYGVREADYAQYYYVTPTQRYADDQRIPIDKRNQLYEGNRVWQRYPDWRLFNYDDEPQALIDAGLYNNGFTAADTSVFTDFGPFTGFAGGVSSLDPSAWDSPLDFMNQLYPGTRTVEDPAYAYNVEEASAEVFAQLNFGSEEGLFGIPYSGNVGLKVMQTDRTVERNTVPEVLDIFNSIGSVDYQQLAFVYDIETKERSFTQYLPSFNMNMFPAEDVVVRFAAARTTSRNDLQNVGSGLSLWYSQCEKTDENGDRVLIVDSSGNLVGEEVTCVGGGSDNGDINIDPWIADVYNTSAEWYFDDNAILGVGLFYMDVDTSVRSFQEQRSFVDGDDVDRGNTANVWTTENASGSSLYGVEFGYRQPFTFLPSFLSSTGIEFNYTYSQSESDEKDLEGNTLPLPSNSEHQTNLILWYDNAGFNLRAAYNWRSDEYVQSVGRSANGEPLNLATWAEPAGYLDVSMSYWINEHISVYLNGTNLTATDRTNYAQYEDQLQSINVQERRYAAGFTLTF; from the coding sequence ATGAGAAAAAGCCATATGCTTTTCGCGCGCAAGAGTGCCCTGGCGTTAGCCATAGGCGTTGCCGCGACAGGCCAGTTCAGTTATGCCCAAGACTCCAGCGCCGCCACGGCGGAAGAAGATCTGCTTTTAGAGGAAGTGATTGTTCGAGGGGTGCGTCAGTCTCAGGCAAAAGCCATTGATATCAAACGCGACTCGGACCGCATCGTGGATTCAATCGTCGCCGAAGACATTGGCAAGCTGCCGGATTTAACCATTACTGACTCTCTGCAGCGGGTAACCGGGGTGCAGATTAACCGCGAGGCGAACGAGGGTACCTCTCTGAACATTCGCGGTATGCCCCAGGTGCTTACTACCCTTAATGGCGAACAGTTCCTAAGCCCCTGGAGTATTACGGGCATCGGGGCTAACTACTCGGACATTCCCGCCGGTATGATTAGTGGTGTAGATGTTTATAAATCGCAGTCTGCCTCAATGGTGGCCGGCGGTATTTCCGGCGTGGTTGACTTGAAAACCCTGTCACCGCTGGCAATGGAAGATGGCGTTACCGCCAACCTGCGCGCCGAAGGCTCCATGGGTGACCGCTCGAAAGACGAGGTGAAAGCAGACGGCAGTACCGGCACTCGCGACCCTGATTACAACGTGAGTGGCTTTTTCGGTTACAAGTTTAACGACAACCTGGCGTTCAATATGGGCTTGTTTAGCTCAGAGTCTTACAACGCTAACTATTCTATGACTCAGGATGCCAACTTCGGCTTTCTGGATCGTCAAAACGGAACGCCCACCGACCCATTGGATTTGGATGGCGATGGCGACTTGGTCAACGACTGGTACTTAGTGCCTGAAACCTTTGGTGCTTCTAGCAGTTTTGTCACCCGTGAGCGTCAGGGCGGTTCGGCCAGTATCGAATGGCAAATCAATGACAACTTCAGCCTTCGCGGTGACGCCTTTTACACTGAGATGGAGCAGTATGATCGCGGTGTGCGCGTCGCCTTTAATGCCAGGAGCGCTGTTAGCTCTTACGAGGTCAATGGCACACCGGGTACAGAGTCGGATTTGTTCAACGCTCTGGAAGAAGGGTCGGTGTTTAGTGAAAGCGGGCAGTACTCTTATGTCGATGAAAATGGTCAGTCGCAAACCGCGACCATTCACAGTTTGCGCGTTGCCGATGTCTTGGCGCCGGACTTTACCACCACTTCGTCCAATGACATCAACAGAACCGCTGCGTTAAACACCAATATTCAGCTGGATTACACCAACCACGATAACTTAACGGTAACGGCGCGGTATATTTACGCTGAGGCGGAAAAGCGTCATCGTAATGCCTCGTTGCAGCAGGGTACTCCGGCTTGGGAGTGGGTAGATGTTGATGGCATTCCCGGTAAAGACCCGATCGATCCCTACGCTGTCACGGTTGATTACACCGGTGATTATCCGTCTTTCCAGTTCGACAAAGATGTTTCCGATGCAAACCTGCTGGGCCGCTATCAATCCATTGCCACCGGCGATAACACCGAGGGTGTTCTGAACGTTGCCCGAGTGGATGCGAATTTTGAGTTCGATAATGGCGGTTTTTTTGAGTCTGTAGATTTTGGTGTTCGCTACGGCGTGCGCGAGGCTGACTATGCGCAGTACTACTATGTAACGCCTACACAGCGCTACGCTGACGATCAACGTATTCCCATTGATAAGCGAAACCAGCTGTATGAAGGTAACCGCGTGTGGCAGCGTTACCCGGACTGGCGTTTGTTTAACTACGATGATGAGCCGCAGGCATTGATTGACGCCGGCTTGTACAACAATGGCTTTACGGCTGCCGATACGTCCGTGTTTACCGATTTTGGTCCTTTTACCGGGTTTGCTGGCGGGGTGTCTTCGCTTGATCCTTCCGCGTGGGATTCGCCGCTGGATTTCATGAACCAGCTCTATCCAGGCACACGCACGGTAGAAGACCCGGCTTACGCTTATAACGTTGAAGAAGCTTCGGCTGAGGTGTTTGCTCAACTTAACTTCGGCTCAGAAGAGGGTTTGTTTGGCATACCCTACAGCGGTAACGTTGGTTTGAAAGTTATGCAAACGGACCGCACGGTAGAGCGTAATACCGTCCCTGAAGTACTGGACATTTTTAACTCTATCGGTTCGGTTGACTATCAGCAGTTAGCGTTTGTGTACGATATTGAAACCAAAGAGCGCTCGTTCACGCAGTACCTGCCGTCGTTCAATATGAACATGTTCCCCGCTGAAGATGTCGTGGTGCGTTTTGCGGCGGCGCGTACAACCTCGCGCAACGATTTGCAAAACGTCGGCTCGGGCTTGAGTCTGTGGTACAGCCAGTGTGAAAAAACCGACGAGAATGGTGATCGTGTTCTGATCGTCGACAGTTCGGGTAACTTGGTGGGAGAAGAAGTGACCTGTGTAGGTGGCGGTAGTGATAACGGCGATATTAATATCGATCCGTGGATTGCCGATGTGTATAACACCTCCGCCGAATGGTATTTCGACGATAACGCCATTCTTGGTGTGGGCCTTTTCTACATGGATGTCGATACTTCGGTTAGAAGCTTTCAAGAGCAGCGCTCGTTTGTTGATGGCGATGACGTAGACCGCGGCAACACCGCCAATGTGTGGACCACGGAAAACGCCAGCGGCTCGTCGCTTTATGGTGTTGAGTTTGGTTACCGCCAGCCGTTCACGTTCTTGCCGAGCTTTTTAAGTTCGACGGGTATCGAGTTTAACTACACCTATTCGCAGAGTGAGTCTGACGAAAAAGATCTTGAAGGTAATACCTTACCCCTTCCTTCAAACTCCGAGCATCAAACTAACTTGATTCTCTGGTACGACAACGCCGGGTTCAATCTTCGCGCCGCTTACAACTGGCGTAGTGATGAGTATGTGCAATCAGTTGGCAGAAGCGCCAACGGCGAACCTCTTAATCTAGCGACGTGGGCCGAGCCAGCAGGCTATTTGGATGTGTCTATGAGCTACTGGATTAACGAGCATATCAGTGTGTACTTGAACGGTACCAACCTGACCGCTACCGATCGCACAAACTACGCCCAGTACGAAGATCAGTTGCAAAGCATCAATGTGCAAGAGCGCCGGTACGCGGCGGGCTTTACTCTGACCTTTTAA
- a CDS encoding beta-phosphoglucomutase family hydrolase, whose protein sequence is MFDQYEAIIFDMDGTLVDSGQLHEVAWTETLNQYAIPIDRPLMRSLAGVPTKKTIEILLDKFSLQAPASLDEMNDYKEAVVARVAQQYVKPTALLQVAEKYAGSKPMSVGTGAYTEEARGIIEHCGISHLLDHIVGADLVANPKPAPDTFLRCAELMGVQPQNCVVFEDSKLGLEAAERAGMTGVDVLEVLGIENDYFL, encoded by the coding sequence TTGTTCGATCAATACGAAGCGATTATTTTTGATATGGATGGCACCTTGGTGGACAGCGGTCAGCTGCATGAGGTGGCGTGGACCGAAACCCTGAACCAGTATGCTATTCCCATTGACCGCCCCTTAATGCGATCTCTGGCCGGAGTGCCTACCAAGAAAACCATCGAAATTCTGCTGGATAAGTTTTCCCTTCAGGCTCCCGCCAGTCTGGATGAGATGAATGACTATAAAGAGGCTGTGGTCGCCAGGGTGGCGCAGCAGTATGTAAAACCTACCGCTCTTTTGCAGGTGGCCGAGAAGTACGCAGGCAGCAAGCCCATGAGCGTTGGCACCGGCGCCTATACCGAAGAGGCGCGTGGAATTATCGAGCACTGTGGTATCAGTCACTTGCTGGATCATATTGTGGGCGCAGACTTGGTCGCTAACCCCAAGCCGGCCCCGGATACCTTTTTGCGCTGCGCCGAGCTGATGGGCGTACAGCCGCAAAACTGTGTGGTATTTGAAGACTCAAAGCTCGGCCTGGAGGCCGCTGAGCGCGCCGGGATGACGGGTGTTGATGTACTCGAAGTGCTGGGCATTGAAAACGATTACTTTCTGTAA
- a CDS encoding ABC transporter substrate-binding protein: MLYLRSVVAGVALFMVAATGFCGAEPSAKESLQVRYPEYVGDDPVFSRLTDYFADLLDLALAKSGRTYHLVPVPGQAVTDRRAMRNLDSGVYDVNFMHTSPDRETTLRPIYFPMFKGLAGWRLLLVRETDASRFDRKLTPGEFKRLRAGLGHDWPDVRYMKANGYEVVTSVNRDSLINMLIGDRIDYVSRSVIEVWDELEHYRQMPLAVACCVAIHYPSAFYMFTARDNEALADLLRQGLHSALEDGSFDQLFLRYYGEVIERSRLSERRIYQLYNPDLSDSTPLEHSDLWFQP, translated from the coding sequence ATGTTGTATTTACGGTCTGTCGTGGCGGGCGTTGCCTTGTTTATGGTTGCCGCCACCGGCTTCTGTGGCGCCGAGCCCTCCGCGAAGGAGTCCCTGCAGGTGAGGTACCCAGAATATGTGGGTGATGACCCAGTTTTTTCTCGTCTGACGGATTATTTCGCCGACCTGCTGGATTTGGCCCTGGCCAAAAGCGGGCGAACTTACCATTTGGTTCCTGTGCCGGGGCAGGCCGTTACTGACAGACGCGCTATGCGGAACCTGGATAGCGGCGTTTATGACGTCAATTTTATGCATACCAGTCCGGATCGTGAAACAACCTTGCGGCCTATTTATTTTCCTATGTTTAAAGGCCTTGCGGGTTGGCGTTTGTTGCTGGTGCGCGAAACCGATGCCAGTCGGTTCGATCGCAAGTTGACGCCAGGCGAGTTTAAACGCCTGCGCGCAGGGTTGGGTCATGATTGGCCTGATGTGCGTTACATGAAAGCCAATGGCTATGAGGTGGTTACCTCGGTCAATCGCGATAGTCTTATCAATATGTTGATCGGGGATCGGATCGACTATGTGTCGCGTTCAGTCATCGAAGTGTGGGACGAATTGGAGCATTATCGGCAAATGCCCCTTGCGGTAGCCTGCTGTGTGGCTATTCACTACCCCAGTGCCTTTTATATGTTTACGGCTCGCGACAATGAGGCGCTAGCTGACTTATTGAGGCAGGGGCTCCATTCTGCGCTAGAGGATGGTTCTTTTGATCAGCTGTTCTTGCGTTATTACGGCGAGGTGATTGAGCGCTCGCGCTTGAGTGAACGGCGTATTTACCAGCTGTATAACCCCGATTTGAGTGATTCAACCCCTCTGGAACACAGCGACCTATGGTTCCAACCTTAG
- the rnk gene encoding nucleoside diphosphate kinase regulator yields the protein MAVKKPKIVVSQDVYETLCRMIDARDGDPAAELLLDELERAKRVKPGKLPRDVVTVNSKVTFVVQSTSKSYTYQLVYPQHVSGNAQALSVFSPAGSALLGLSPGQSIDWPVKSGQSSVIEVTTVEPPEKG from the coding sequence ATGGCCGTTAAAAAACCAAAAATCGTGGTGTCTCAGGATGTGTACGAGACCTTGTGTCGCATGATCGATGCCCGCGACGGTGACCCCGCTGCCGAACTGTTGTTGGATGAACTCGAGCGGGCTAAACGCGTTAAACCGGGCAAGCTGCCCCGTGATGTCGTTACGGTAAATTCCAAGGTCACATTTGTGGTGCAAAGCACCTCAAAAAGTTACACCTATCAACTGGTGTACCCACAGCATGTGAGCGGCAATGCTCAGGCGTTGTCGGTTTTCAGCCCGGCAGGCAGTGCGCTTTTGGGTCTGAGCCCTGGGCAAAGCATCGACTGGCCGGTAAAATCGGGCCAGTCGAGCGTGATAGAGGTGACTACGGTTGAGCCACCCGAGAAGGGATGA
- the azu gene encoding azurin, which translates to MKLVSNIVAGAALATLCFTAQAQECSVTIDSTDQMRFDTGSMTIPSSCEEFTVNLTHSGSMAKNVMGHNWVLSKTSDLQGIAMDGMSAGLDNNYIKPGDERVIAHTDVIGGGESTSVTFDPSVLEVGGDYSFFCSFAGHYALMKGTVTVE; encoded by the coding sequence ATGAAACTTGTCTCTAACATTGTTGCCGGCGCAGCCTTGGCCACGCTCTGCTTTACTGCTCAGGCGCAAGAGTGTTCTGTTACCATCGATAGCACCGACCAGATGCGCTTTGATACAGGCTCGATGACAATTCCCTCATCTTGCGAAGAGTTTACCGTCAACCTCACGCACTCGGGCAGTATGGCCAAAAATGTTATGGGCCATAACTGGGTGTTGTCTAAAACATCCGACCTGCAAGGTATTGCCATGGACGGTATGAGTGCAGGTCTGGACAACAACTACATCAAGCCCGGCGACGAGCGTGTGATAGCTCACACCGACGTTATTGGTGGTGGTGAAAGCACATCGGTAACTTTTGATCCCTCTGTGCTTGAAGTGGGCGGTGATTACAGTTTCTTTTGTTCTTTTGCTGGCCACTATGCCTTAATGAAAGGCACGGTCACCGTCGAATAA
- a CDS encoding ABC transporter ATP-binding protein translates to MLSVNNLSVDYGPTRVVDKLNLALADDEILMLVGPTGCGKTTILQALAGLIPIAEGEITLGAWSATAKNPVPPEKRSVGMVFQDFALFPHLTVQQNVCFRLKDPALGDHWIDLLGLSALRNAKPATLSGGQKQRVALARTLAHQPVFILLDEPLSNLDAALKDSLRWEIRNALKKAGVPAIWVTHDQEEALSVGDRVGILNGGKLEQLDTPETCFCEPSSRFVARFLGEASFIPGKLEQGRVVTAIGNAPGTPVDGAAGEVDLLLRPDDIALTPAAEGGHGVVTWVRYEGGSRLFAVTLDDNTEVKVRVSHEVHAAIGARVQLEVITTHPLAVFNRK, encoded by the coding sequence ATGCTGAGCGTGAACAATCTGTCGGTCGATTACGGCCCCACTCGAGTAGTGGATAAGCTGAACCTGGCGCTGGCGGACGATGAAATCCTGATGCTGGTGGGGCCCACCGGCTGCGGTAAGACCACTATATTACAGGCGCTTGCCGGGCTTATCCCCATTGCCGAAGGGGAGATCACTCTGGGGGCCTGGAGTGCCACGGCAAAAAATCCCGTACCGCCTGAGAAACGCAGCGTTGGCATGGTGTTTCAGGACTTTGCGCTCTTCCCTCATTTGACGGTGCAGCAAAACGTTTGTTTTCGTCTCAAGGACCCTGCGCTGGGCGATCATTGGATTGACCTTTTGGGGCTCTCTGCACTGCGCAATGCCAAACCTGCTACTCTATCTGGTGGTCAAAAACAGAGGGTCGCTCTGGCGCGAACCCTGGCGCACCAGCCCGTGTTTATTCTACTGGATGAGCCACTTTCCAACCTAGATGCCGCCCTCAAGGACAGCTTGCGCTGGGAGATTCGCAACGCTTTAAAAAAAGCCGGCGTACCCGCCATTTGGGTAACCCATGATCAGGAAGAGGCTTTGTCGGTGGGTGACAGAGTCGGTATTTTAAACGGCGGCAAACTGGAACAATTGGACACGCCCGAAACCTGTTTTTGCGAGCCTTCCAGTCGTTTTGTGGCCCGCTTTTTAGGCGAGGCGAGTTTTATTCCGGGTAAGCTGGAGCAGGGGCGGGTCGTTACTGCAATAGGTAATGCCCCAGGAACACCTGTGGATGGCGCAGCAGGGGAGGTGGACCTGCTCCTGCGGCCCGACGATATAGCTCTGACACCTGCCGCGGAAGGCGGTCATGGCGTCGTTACTTGGGTTCGCTACGAGGGCGGCAGCCGTCTTTTCGCGGTAACTTTAGACGATAACACTGAAGTAAAAGTACGCGTCAGTCACGAAGTGCACGCCGCCATCGGCGCCAGAGTACAGTTAGAAGTGATCACAACTCATCCGTTGGCCGTATTTAATCGAAAATGA
- a CDS encoding iron ABC transporter permease gives MTRLPGSYPLALLIALFALVPVGVLVSLASDTAQLFDAHNLKVLGNTLALMGLTVLGSVLIGVPLALLTAYVYLPWRRLWLILFAAPLAMPSYIGAFTLYAAFGPGGEINNLTGLPTPAFYGLPGAALVMTLYTYPFVLLTTRASLLSLDASLVNAARTLGMSLGMSLWRVVLPRVFNGIAAGALLAALYTLSDFGTPAIMRLDTFTRVIYVEYNAFGLSQAAMLSLQLLVIVGLVLFLESRVKATRERPGRRLMLWPSRWQVNALLAAALPVSLLSIVLPLAIFGLWLVREGTAGFQFSYAWNSTYASFLAAVVAVVLAVPVAHAAISGKAGRIMERVTYFGFGVPGIVMGTALVYVGLKLPFLYQTLGLLVLAYVLRFLPLAVGSVRSSAESLDPSLVKAARLLGASPKEAFTRITLPLTLRGMIAGAALVFLEAMRELPATLLLGPTGFETLATYLWRVYEAGYFGRAAVPGLLLVLMSGLGLALMLTGERRGEFDVTEDSNR, from the coding sequence ATGACCCGACTGCCCGGTTCTTACCCCCTGGCGCTACTGATAGCGCTGTTTGCGCTGGTGCCAGTGGGGGTGCTGGTGTCTCTGGCCAGTGACACGGCCCAGCTGTTCGATGCGCATAACCTGAAAGTGTTAGGTAACACCCTCGCGCTGATGGGGTTAACCGTGCTGGGCTCAGTGCTTATTGGGGTTCCGCTGGCGTTGTTGACGGCCTATGTGTATCTGCCCTGGCGTCGTCTGTGGTTGATTTTGTTCGCCGCGCCTCTCGCAATGCCCAGTTATATCGGCGCCTTTACCCTCTATGCTGCCTTTGGTCCGGGCGGTGAAATTAATAACCTCACCGGATTGCCCACCCCGGCGTTTTACGGCTTACCCGGCGCCGCGCTGGTGATGACGTTGTACACCTACCCTTTTGTGTTGCTCACCACCCGCGCCTCTTTGTTGAGCCTGGACGCCAGCCTGGTCAACGCTGCGCGCACCCTGGGTATGTCTTTGGGGATGAGTTTGTGGAGGGTTGTCCTGCCGCGCGTGTTTAACGGCATTGCCGCCGGTGCGTTGCTCGCAGCGCTTTACACTTTGTCGGATTTTGGTACGCCGGCGATCATGCGGCTGGATACTTTTACCCGGGTGATTTACGTCGAGTACAACGCTTTTGGCCTCAGCCAGGCTGCCATGTTGTCGTTACAATTGTTGGTTATTGTAGGGCTGGTGCTGTTTTTGGAGTCGCGGGTAAAAGCCACCCGTGAGCGTCCTGGCCGCCGCCTAATGCTCTGGCCCTCGCGCTGGCAAGTGAATGCTCTATTAGCGGCAGCATTGCCTGTGTCTTTGTTGTCTATTGTTTTGCCTTTGGCGATTTTTGGGCTTTGGCTGGTGCGCGAAGGAACCGCTGGCTTCCAGTTTAGTTACGCCTGGAATTCGACCTATGCCTCTTTTTTGGCCGCTGTCGTTGCGGTGGTGTTGGCCGTGCCTGTGGCCCACGCCGCTATCAGTGGTAAGGCGGGCCGCATCATGGAGCGGGTTACGTACTTTGGGTTTGGTGTGCCCGGTATTGTAATGGGTACGGCGCTGGTCTACGTGGGGCTTAAACTGCCGTTTTTGTATCAAACGTTGGGTTTGTTGGTGCTTGCTTACGTGTTGCGCTTTTTGCCTCTGGCGGTAGGCTCGGTGCGCTCGTCCGCCGAGAGTTTGGACCCGAGTCTGGTGAAAGCGGCACGCCTGTTGGGTGCCAGCCCCAAAGAGGCGTTTACCCGTATTACCCTGCCGCTGACGTTGCGCGGTATGATAGCCGGCGCCGCTTTGGTATTTTTAGAGGCGATGCGCGAGCTGCCCGCCACTTTATTGCTCGGGCCGACCGGCTTTGAAACTCTGGCCACTTATTTGTGGCGGGTTTATGAGGCCGGCTACTTTGGCCGTGCTGCAGTGCCCGGTTTGCTGCTGGTGTTAATGTCCGGCCTGGGGCTGGCGTTAATGCTTACCGGTGAGCGCCGAGGCGAATTTGATGTAACAGAGGATTCCAACCGCTAA
- a CDS encoding substrate-binding domain-containing protein, whose translation MQRRTFVQALAGAGLLGSLPLSAARALAATAGAVSVEDLPALKGELTLYLGRGEGGLYENVLQAIQKRNPDFTLNIRRGVTAALANTIVAEAKAGVRRADVFWAVDSGAIGLVNGEGLARPLPADLTGQLKEGFRYDNWSPVTGRIRTLPFNSDKLSADKIPDSVMALPDSGLSIGWAPAYASFQSFITAMRLLEGEKATGEWLKAMNKRGKNYAGELGVVMAVERGEVDVGFANHYYTLRLKAGKPDAAVDLAFTNNDAGCLVNASGILALSEGELPVNFIRYLLTREVQSYLASEAYEIPLVDGVAPPEGLPALSTVSPPKMDLTRLADLRPTLDLMRRVGVL comes from the coding sequence GTGCAACGCAGAACTTTTGTACAAGCCCTGGCGGGCGCCGGCTTGCTCGGCAGCCTGCCACTGTCGGCCGCACGCGCATTGGCCGCTACTGCCGGCGCCGTATCGGTCGAGGACTTGCCCGCCCTCAAAGGCGAGTTGACGCTCTATCTGGGCCGCGGCGAAGGGGGCCTGTACGAAAATGTGTTGCAGGCGATTCAAAAGCGCAATCCTGACTTTACCTTGAACATTCGCCGCGGCGTTACCGCGGCCTTGGCCAATACCATTGTTGCCGAGGCCAAAGCGGGAGTGCGTCGCGCCGATGTGTTTTGGGCGGTGGATTCGGGGGCGATTGGCTTGGTTAATGGTGAAGGCCTTGCGCGCCCGTTGCCGGCGGATTTAACCGGCCAGTTAAAGGAAGGCTTTCGCTACGATAACTGGTCTCCGGTTACCGGCCGGATTCGCACCCTGCCTTTTAACAGCGATAAGCTCAGCGCCGATAAAATACCCGACAGTGTCATGGCATTGCCGGACAGCGGTTTGTCCATCGGTTGGGCGCCAGCTTACGCTTCGTTTCAATCGTTTATTACCGCCATGCGTTTACTGGAGGGCGAAAAAGCCACAGGTGAATGGCTCAAGGCCATGAATAAACGCGGTAAAAACTACGCCGGTGAGCTGGGCGTGGTTATGGCGGTAGAGCGTGGCGAGGTGGATGTGGGTTTTGCCAATCACTATTACACCTTACGCCTGAAAGCGGGTAAGCCAGACGCCGCTGTGGATTTGGCCTTTACCAACAACGATGCTGGCTGCCTGGTAAACGCATCGGGTATTTTGGCGTTAAGCGAAGGCGAGCTGCCGGTTAATTTTATTCGCTACCTGCTCACCCGCGAGGTGCAGTCGTATCTCGCCAGCGAGGCCTACGAAATTCCGCTGGTAGATGGCGTTGCGCCGCCTGAGGGATTGCCGGCACTGAGTACTGTCTCGCCGCCTAAAATGGATTTGACTCGCTTGGCAGATTTACGCCCCACCTTGGATTTGATGCGTCGCGTCGGAGTGCTATGA
- a CDS encoding Card1-like endonuclease domain-containing protein: MDSHSTQFLIISDHPNGNLMPLTDSRLKPDEVVLLTPPGEHLADYQHWLIQVCQPMGIRCTTIELAQPWDIEQLRQTLEELVVARLAQGENLILNNSGTKGPIGIIAHEVFFYRNLPAFYVRNDQVYWLCNPDNRSSFNLEDKIKLPAFLQSHGLKVTHYSREGIARAQRDIAERWLLGATSYSKAMGILNYYASRAESGLSTRVDHNHLRGNTPFNQLLDDLAQHQLVQLKGNELSFSSEEARFFANGGWMEELVFSELLKLRGEFPQLQDLARSVQLNWLESRRQRPVRNELDVLALYNNRLIAIECKTSRFEQGNGKKVVYKLGAMLKHLGGPSARGLIVSFHPIKQIHCERAELFDVHVCERSQLGNLTHLLRTLLKELQ, from the coding sequence ATGGACAGTCACTCTACACAGTTTCTGATTATTTCCGACCACCCCAACGGCAACTTAATGCCACTGACCGATTCGCGCCTTAAACCCGATGAAGTCGTCTTACTGACTCCCCCCGGTGAACACCTGGCCGATTACCAGCACTGGCTGATACAAGTGTGCCAGCCCATGGGCATACGCTGCACCACCATAGAGCTGGCCCAACCATGGGATATTGAACAGTTGCGGCAAACTCTGGAAGAGCTAGTGGTCGCCAGACTGGCTCAAGGCGAAAACTTGATATTGAACAACAGCGGCACTAAAGGCCCCATCGGGATTATCGCGCACGAAGTGTTCTTCTATCGCAACCTACCCGCGTTTTATGTCCGCAACGATCAGGTGTACTGGCTTTGTAACCCCGATAACCGTTCCAGCTTTAACCTTGAAGACAAAATAAAGCTGCCCGCTTTTTTGCAAAGCCACGGCCTCAAGGTGACTCATTACTCTCGCGAGGGCATCGCCAGAGCGCAGCGCGATATTGCCGAACGCTGGTTGCTCGGTGCCACCAGCTACAGCAAAGCCATGGGCATTCTTAACTACTACGCCTCCAGAGCCGAATCCGGCCTAAGCACCCGGGTGGACCACAACCATTTGCGCGGCAATACACCGTTTAACCAACTGCTGGACGACCTGGCGCAACACCAACTTGTGCAACTAAAGGGCAACGAGTTGAGCTTCAGCAGCGAAGAGGCCCGCTTTTTTGCCAACGGCGGCTGGATGGAAGAGCTGGTGTTCAGCGAGCTACTCAAATTGCGCGGCGAATTTCCCCAGCTGCAAGACCTGGCGCGCAGCGTCCAGCTCAACTGGCTGGAAAGCCGCCGCCAACGCCCAGTGCGCAACGAACTGGATGTGCTCGCCCTCTACAACAACCGCCTGATTGCCATCGAATGCAAAACCAGCCGTTTTGAACAGGGCAACGGCAAGAAAGTTGTCTACAAGCTGGGCGCCATGCTAAAGCACCTAGGCGGCCCCAGCGCCCGCGGCTTGATCGTTAGCTTTCACCCCATTAAACAAATACACTGCGAGCGCGCCGAACTGTTCGATGTGCACGTATGCGAACGCAGCCAACTGGGCAACCTGACTCACCTTTTACGTACACTTCTTAAGGAGCTGCAATGA